One segment of Macrobrachium rosenbergii isolate ZJJX-2024 chromosome 25, ASM4041242v1, whole genome shotgun sequence DNA contains the following:
- the LOC136852233 gene encoding uncharacterized protein, translating into MARCTAEDWKYQLPWVLLGLRIVPRANGDLSTAEKIYGEPLVILGELVMGDGHNLSVQRLRDIIGKFAPCQRMYTERSTTFTPPGLSSTTHVFIRDDAVHPPLTRPYRGTFRMLERNTKAFRLALHRKDDWVSVNRLKPAFLEETADGTTQRPPQEPSPPQPNHPKKEVAWQPQKITS; encoded by the coding sequence atggcccgctgcactgccgaggattggaagtaccagctgccttgggtcctccttggACTGAGAATCgtccccagagccaacggcgacctgtccacagcagagaaaatctacggggagccccttgtAATCCTGGGCGAACTCGTCATGGGAGATGGTCACAAcctgtcagtccagaggctccgcgacataatcgggaagttcgccccctgccagcggatgTATACCGAGAGGTCAACAACCTTCACACCTcctggcctgtcctccaccacccacgtcttcatcagggacgatGCCGTCCACCCCCCGCtaaccagaccctacaggggGACCTTCCGCATGCTTGAgaggaacaccaaagcattccgcCTCGCCCTGCacaggaaggacgactgggtgtcagtCAACCGTCTCAAGCCCGCCTTTTTGGAGGAAACAGCAGACGGTACCACGCAGCGCCCTCCTCAAGAACCATCGCCTCCACAGCCGAACCACCCCAAAAAGGAGGTCGCATGGCAGCCCCAGAAAATAACCAGCTGA